In one Candidatus Planktophila versatilis genomic region, the following are encoded:
- the lexA gene encoding transcriptional repressor LexA, translated as MTTKPELSARQITILEFIKTSSESQGYAPSMREIGDAAGLNSPASVKYQLDILEEKGFIRRDENRGRAMEVVLPEHLTGAGAHTDKTRFIPLVGAIAAGIPITADQQVEATMPLPESLVGKGDLFMLQVKGESMIDAAICDGDYVVIRQQKDANNGEIVAAMIDGEATVKTFSRKGGHIWLLPANSDFAPIDGDACEVLGKVTAVLRSI; from the coding sequence ATGACCACAAAGCCCGAGCTCTCAGCTCGCCAGATCACCATCCTTGAATTCATCAAGACCTCATCCGAATCCCAGGGATATGCCCCCTCCATGCGAGAAATTGGCGATGCCGCCGGCCTTAACTCCCCCGCATCGGTCAAATACCAACTCGATATCTTGGAAGAGAAGGGCTTCATCCGCCGCGATGAGAACCGCGGGCGGGCCATGGAAGTAGTCCTACCTGAGCACCTCACCGGCGCCGGCGCCCACACAGATAAGACCCGCTTTATTCCACTGGTTGGCGCAATCGCTGCCGGTATTCCCATTACGGCAGATCAACAAGTAGAGGCCACCATGCCACTACCGGAATCACTTGTCGGCAAAGGTGATCTCTTCATGTTGCAAGTCAAAGGTGAATCAATGATTGATGCCGCCATCTGCGATGGTGACTATGTTGTTATTCGCCAACAAAAAGATGCCAACAATGGCGAGATCGTGGCGGCGATGATTGATGGCGAAGCCACCGTCAAGACCTTCTCGCGCAAGGGTGGCCACATCTGGTTACTTCCTGCCAATAGCGACTTTGCTCCCATCGATGGTGACGCGTGTGAAGTATTAGGAAAAGTCACCGCAGTACTGCGCTCTATCTGA
- a CDS encoding LysM peptidoglycan-binding domain-containing protein has translation MSAITLTHSKVIDRQGFYASNANFPPSGTQLNRRGRLARTLVVLSLAIVLASLVSAKAGAGTEVVPAAAGSFITITVAPGETLWSLAARVEHDGDLRSLVSEIVSVNSLASVDLTAGQKIRIPLK, from the coding sequence ATGAGCGCTATAACCCTTACCCACTCTAAAGTCATTGATAGGCAAGGCTTTTACGCAAGTAACGCTAACTTCCCTCCGTCCGGCACCCAGTTAAATCGCCGTGGTCGCCTAGCTCGCACACTCGTGGTGCTCTCTCTTGCCATCGTTTTAGCATCCCTTGTCAGCGCCAAAGCTGGGGCTGGCACCGAGGTAGTTCCGGCCGCTGCCGGCTCATTTATCACCATCACTGTGGCTCCCGGTGAGACCTTGTGGTCACTAGCCGCCCGCGTTGAGCATGATGGGGATCTGCGCTCGCTGGTCTCAGAGATTGTTTCAGTCAACTCACTTGCATCAGTTGATCTCACAGCTGGCCAGAAGATCCGCATCCCGCTGAAGTAG
- a CDS encoding AbrB/MazE/SpoVT family DNA-binding domain-containing protein, which yields MVSKVKSKKKVSAPKTRAGRTSTSRISSKNQVTIPVDILRAIGLQAGDDVEFAINNAGVIAITPKEQGVGKQHKIMALVGDMTEYYDGFDLAAERGSWDPQWK from the coding sequence ATGGTTTCTAAGGTAAAGAGTAAGAAGAAAGTTTCTGCACCGAAAACTCGAGCCGGTCGTACATCCACAAGTCGTATTAGTTCTAAGAACCAAGTGACCATACCCGTAGATATCCTGCGAGCTATTGGATTACAGGCAGGAGATGATGTGGAATTTGCAATCAATAACGCAGGTGTCATTGCGATTACTCCGAAAGAGCAGGGCGTCGGAAAGCAGCATAAAATAATGGCTTTAGTGGGGGATATGACTGAGTATTACGATGGATTTGATCTTGCAGCAGAGCGTGGGTCATGGGATCCGCAGTGGAAGTAA
- a CDS encoding type II toxin-antitoxin system VapC family toxin, whose amino-acid sequence MGSAVEVILLDTSVVIALRKKNDVHHQVAVESLERYRGKVAISTITLTESLIQPMQQSGAIGRELALAITNSLDHIYDFTAAMAIEAAEIRSQGKLTMADAMISATAGAHQAQLWTLDAKLAKAHKGARLLA is encoded by the coding sequence ATGGGATCCGCAGTGGAAGTAATTCTTCTTGATACATCTGTCGTCATTGCACTTCGAAAAAAGAACGACGTTCATCATCAGGTTGCCGTTGAATCACTTGAGCGCTACCGAGGCAAAGTTGCGATTTCTACAATCACGCTAACTGAAAGCTTGATTCAACCGATGCAGCAGTCAGGGGCGATCGGCCGTGAATTGGCCTTAGCGATTACTAATTCACTCGACCACATCTATGACTTCACCGCCGCTATGGCGATCGAGGCAGCCGAGATTCGATCCCAGGGCAAGCTGACCATGGCCGATGCCATGATCTCGGCAACGGCTGGCGCCCATCAGGCCCAGCTCTGGACCCTAGATGCCAAGCTCGCCAAGGCTCACAAAGGCGCTCGCCTGCTGGCATAA
- the nrdR gene encoding transcriptional regulator NrdR → MICPFCRHDDSRVVDSRPVVDGTEIRRRRECPKCGQRFSTQEVALLNIIKRSGATEPFSREKVLVGVRKACQGRPVDEDDLVLLAQRVEETLRGTGQAEIEAQEVGMAILAPLRELDEVAYLRYASVYRNFASLEDFEGEIALLRALPSNARQATPASQASQVRTPEKTSSLNQKTGK, encoded by the coding sequence ATGATTTGCCCGTTCTGCAGACACGATGATTCCAGAGTCGTTGACTCTCGTCCGGTCGTTGATGGCACAGAAATCCGCCGCCGCCGGGAATGCCCTAAGTGTGGTCAGCGCTTTTCCACCCAAGAGGTGGCACTGCTTAACATCATTAAGCGATCAGGGGCCACTGAGCCATTTAGCCGCGAGAAGGTTCTTGTCGGCGTGCGCAAGGCATGCCAAGGTCGCCCAGTAGATGAAGATGATTTGGTTTTACTTGCCCAGCGAGTTGAAGAGACCCTTCGCGGAACCGGGCAAGCAGAAATTGAAGCTCAAGAGGTAGGAATGGCAATTCTTGCGCCACTACGCGAACTCGATGAGGTGGCCTACCTCCGATACGCATCCGTGTACCGTAACTTTGCCTCCCTTGAAGATTTTGAAGGTGAGATAGCACTTCTCCGCGCACTACCTTCAAATGCACGACAGGCAACACCAGCATCACAAGCATCACAAGTAAGAACACCAGAAAAAACATCATCACTTAATCAGAAGACGGGGAAATAA